AGGGTGCGCCATTGGTTCCGGCGTTTCACCATGCTATTTTTAAACATGTTGATTATCATCGCATCATCGTCAATATCGGCGGCATTGCGAATATCACTCGCCTTGATCCCTGCCAGCCTGTCAGTGGTTTCGATTGTGGCCCTGGGAATTTATTAATGGATGCCTGGTGTTCGCGTCATACCGGAAATGTGTATGACAAAGACGGGCAATGGGCGGCAAGCGGCCGCATCATTCCCGCGTTGCTGGAACGCTTCTTGTCCGAGGATTTCTTTACTCGAAAACCGCCCAAAAGCACCGGCAGAGATCTGTTTAATCTGCATTGGCTGGAACAAAAGCTATGCGGTGACGAAGCGCCGCACGATGTGCAGGCCACCTTGTTGCAACTGACAGCAACGACGATTGCGTGGTCGATACAAGAACATTGCCCGGCGGCTGAGGAAATCTATCTATGCGGTGGCGGGGCGCATAATACGGCGCTGGTTGATCGCCTAACCGCCAGCATGCCGGGAAAAATTGTGGCGTTGACCGATCAGCTGGGTGTCGCGGCCGATTGGGTGGAAGCCTTTGCATTTGCCTGGCTGGCGCATCAGACTATTGTACGGAAAGCGGGTAGTTTGGCGGAAGTGACCGGCGCTAAAGGAAATAGGATTTTAGGCGCGATCTATCCCGCCTAAAGGGCGGCTCGATTAACACTGCCGCGTGAAATTCATACCGAGAACGACGAGCCGCAACCGCATGTGCTGCTAGCACCAGGGTTTTTGATAACGAACTGAGCACCTTTTATATTTTCCTGGTAATCAATTTCAGCACCGATCAGGTACTGAAAACTCATCGGATCGACCAGCAGTTTGACGCCGTTTTTCTCCATGATAGTGTCATCTTCGTTGATGGTTTCATCAAAAGTAAATCCATACTGAAAGCCCGAGCAGCCGCCGCCGCTGACAAAGACCCTGAGTTTGAGATTATTGTTGCCTTCTTCGTCAATCAATTGTTTGACTTTAAAAGCCGCATTTTCAGTAAATAAAAGCGGGGTGTGATTTTCAGTGCTCATGTTTGTTGATCCTCATAATTTTTTCAGTATAGCAAACATCCGGCAGCTTGCTGGCTATGATGCTTCCTTTTCTACCGCTATATGCGCCTGATCGGCCGAGGGTGGCAATAATGTTATCATTTTCTCGGGCTGCTGCGCATTTCCGGATTCCGGTTTGTTGTGATGCAGCATTTTTCCGTCAACGGAAGCGCCGAGCTGGATCTCTATCGAACCGTACTGCACATCGCCATGTACTTTCGCTTTTTCCTGTAATTCCAAATAGCCTGATGCATCGATAGGGCCGGTTACCGTACCGTTGATGACAACATTAACAGCCTTTATTTTTCCTTCGATGCGGCCTTCGGTACTGAGAACCAATGTGCTGTTCTCTTCATCGGTTGCAATGACATTGCCGGTAATATGTCCGTCAATCCGTAGGCCGCCAGTGAAATGAATATCGCCTGAGATATTTGTATTAGCGCCGATCAAGGTATCGATATGGTGATGAAGCTGGTTTTTCTTTTTTCTACCGAACATATTCTTTCTCCTTCACGATGCCGGTTGGACAGTTTCAGTAGCGATAGGTTTTTTGTCGCCATTTTTGTAAATTTGCACTTGAATGTTCTCCACGATGGTGTCTGGAGATACTTGGAAATGCTCTTCCAGCCGATGGATGAACTTGAAGCTGATAGGAAAATCCTGTTTAGAATTCTTATTGATCAGCGGTATTACTTTACTTTTGTCCTTCTGCAGCAATTTTACTTTGAATCTTAAGTTCCCCTTGAAATCATTCGGTCTTTCTCCACCCTGGATGAGTGTGAGCGCGTAGCGGTACTGGCCCGGTGTTTGTGTTTCTTTCAGACTGAATTGATAAATGGAAATCCCGCTTTTTGTATTGTTGGCGACAAGATTGTGGAAAAACTCCAGTTTTTCCTTGAGATGATCATTTTCGGCAGCGAGCGACTTCACCTCTTCGGCGAGATTCTGGTTGGCGGTATTGCTGATTTGCACTTGTTGAATCAAATCACCAATCTGCGTGCACAATTGTTGCTTCTTGGTTTGCCGGCAACTGCCTGGATCAAATAAATACGACGGTTTCTCCTCGATCCTATCGTCCAGCTCATCCACAGAGTGCCGGCCTGCTTCGTACATGCCCCAGGAAAGCGCAGCCAGTAAGGGGCAGACTATTGCGGCTGCGGCTAAGTAGAATTGCCATGAACGGTGCGGGCGTACGACAACGCGCTGGGAGAGAATTTGCGGTTTTTTCTGGAAAAGTTTGAACACCGTTAAGCGCTCCGCTGATGCAAATTCGATTTATGCGCGAACACCGGCGTATTGGGCATTGTCAAGGCAGGAGCGGAACCTGATTGATGCCGAGTGTTTCGGGTAAGCCGAATAGGATGTTCATATTTTGTATTGCTTGCCCTGCCGCACCTTTGACCAGATTATCGGTTACCGACAGGATTACGACGGTATCGCTGTTTTGCGGTTGATGCACGGCGATGCGGCAAAGGTTAGAGCCTCGTACGGAGCGGGTTTCCGGATGTTTACCGGCGGGCAGCACATCGACAAAAGCTTCATTCTGGTAACGTTTCTCGTACAGCGTTTGCAAATCCACCTGTTTGGTCAGCTTGGCGTAGAGCGTTGCATGAATGCCGCGAATCATCGGCACCAGATGCGGAACAAACGTCAAACCGACCGGTTTCTTGGCTATATTGGAAAGACCTTGTTTAATCTCCGGCAGATGCCGGTGCCCTGGAACACCGTAAGCTTTGAAATTATCCGATGCTTCGGCGTGCAGGGTATGTACCTCGGCTTTTCGTCCGGCGCCGGAAACGCCGGATTTGACATCGGCGATCAGATGTTTGATATCGATCACACCAGCCTCGATCAGCGGCAGGAAGCCCAGTTGCACGGCGGTTGGATAACAACCCGGATTGGCGATCAGACGGGCATTCTTGACTTGCTCGCGATTAATTTCCGGTAAGCCGTATACAGCCTCGGCAACCAGATTAGGACAAGCATGCTGCATGCCATACCATTTTTCCCATTCTGCGACATCCTTGATACGAAAATCAGCCGCCAGATCGATGACTTTTACATCCGCTTTCAACAGGGATTCCGCTTGCTGCATGGCAATGCCATTCGGTGTGGCAAAAAAAACCACATCGCACTTGGTGAGTTTGGCATTAACAGGATCGCTGAATTTGAGGTCGATATGTCCGCGCAGATTAGTGAATAATTCCGCCACATTCATGCCCGCTTCGCTGCGCGATGTAATCGCTTTTATTTTCACTTTGGGATGTTGCGCCAGTAAGCGCAATAACTCTACGCCTGTGTAACCGGTTCCACCGACAATGCCGACATTGATCATCGTAACTCCTGTGATATTTCTTCGCTATAGGTTTTACTTATTTGCTATCCAATAAAAAAGCCGCCCGGAAAGAGGCGGCTTTTTGATAATTCCTGCGATAAAAAATTATCGTTTAGAGAATTGTTTGCGTCGCCGGGCTTTCCGCAAGCCTACTTTTTTCCTTTCTACTTCACGTGCATCGCGGGTAACCAGTCCTGCTTTACTGAGTACAGATTTTAAAGCTGAATCATAGTCAATCAGTGCACGCGTAATGCCATGACGTACTGCACCAGCCTGACCGGATTCGCCGCCGCCATGAATGTTTACCATAATATCAAAAGTATTGGCATTATTTGTAAGTTCTAGCGGTTGTCTTGCGATCATGCGGCCTGTTTCGCGAGAGAAGTAAACATCAATCGGTTTATCGTTGATGATAATCGCGCCTTTTCCCGGTTTAATAAAAACACGGGCAACAGCGCTTTTACGCCGGCCAGTACCATAATTATATTGAGTAGCCATAGATATTATGCTCTAATTTCAAGTGGTTTTGGTTGTTGAGCGGCATGTGGATGCGTATCGCCAGCATATATTTTCAATTTCTTTAGCATCGCATAACCCAGTGGTCCTTTAGGTAACATGCCTTTGACAGCCTTCTCAAGCGGACGGGTTGGAAAACGCGCGTGCATTTTCTTGAAATTGGTTGCGTAGATCCCGCCTGGATAGCCGCTATGGCGATAATAAATTTTATCTTCCGCTTTATTGCCTGTAACGCGCAATTTGTCGGCATTGACTACAACGATATAGTCGCCGGTATCAACGTGCGGTGTATAAATGGGTTTGTGTTTGCCGCGTAAACGGTAAGCAATCTGCGAAGCAAGGCGGCCTAAAACTTTACCGGTCGCGTCAATGACAAACCAGTCATGATTTACTTCGTGTGGTTTGGCTGAAAATGTTTTCACAAAAACCTGTCCTGCGTATTCAAAAAGAGCCGCGAATTTTAAGTCAGGGATCAACAAAAGTCAAATATAGAATGCGTTATTTTATGCCGGGTTGGCGTATTTTTGCAGTAAACCGGAAGCCAGCACGGCTTACCGAAGAATGATGGATTTTAAACCAATCGCCGCTATAATCTCATCCTATAAGGGATGACAAGCATTCCACCTTAACGTATCAATCACATACCGAGAGACCCGCTTTGAAAGAAAAACCAGAAACCAATTCATCTGTTGAGGCAACACCGGCCAATTTTATCCGCAATATTATCGACGAAGATAATCGTTCCGGAAAATGGAACGGACGTGTGGAAACGCGCTTCCCGCCCGAGCCCAATGGCTATTTGCACATCGGCCACGCCAAGAGCATTTGCCTGAATTTCGGTATCGCACATGATTACGGTGGCTTGTGTCATTTGCGTTTCGACGATACCAATCCGGAAAAGGAAGCGCAGGAATATGTCGACTCGATTTGCGACAGCGTGTCATGGCTGGGGTTTGATTGGGGCAAACACCTGTATTATTCGTCCGATTACTTCGATCAACTGTACGAATTCGCCGAATACCTGATCACTCAGGATAAAGCCTACGTCGAGAGTCTTTCCGCCGATGAGATCCGCGAATACCGCGGCACACTCATTCATCCCGGCAAGAACAGTCCCTATCGTGACCGCCCGGCCGCTGAAAGCCTGGATTTATTCCGCCGTATGAAGGCCGGTGAGTTTGCCGACGGTCAATACGTGCTGCGCGCCAAGATCGACATGGCGTCACCCAACATCAACATGCGCGACCCGGTGATTTACCGCATCCGTCATGTGCATCACCAGCGCACCGGCGATCAATGGTGCATTTATCCGATGTACGATTACACGCATTGTATTTCCGACGCATTGGAACGCATCACGCACTCCCTGTGCACTTTGGAATTTGAAGATCACCGTCCGTTGTACGATTGGGTGCTGGATCAATTGGCGGATAAAGTGCCGTGCCATCCGCAGCAAATCGAATTTGCCCGGCTCAATCTGACCTATACCGTGATGAGCAAGCGCAAACTGATCGAATTGGTGGAGAAGAAATTGGTCGATGGCTGGGACGACCCGCGTTTGAGTACCCTGGCCGGTGTGCGCCGCCGTGGTTTTACGCCGCGTGCGATTCGCCTGTTTGCCGAACGCATTGGCATCAGCAAGGCGGATTCCTGGATCGACATGAGCATATTGGAAGATTGTTTGCGCGAGGACTTAAACGAACATGCGCCGCGCCGTGTTGCCGTTCTGAAGCCGCTCAAACTGATCATCGATAACTACCCGGAAGATCAGCAAGAAGACTGCTTTGCGCCGAATCACCCGCAAAAACCGGAATGGGGCAAACGCACGATCCCGTTTTCCAAAGTGCTGTACATCGAGCGCGACGATTTCATGGAAACGCCGGTCAAAGGCTATTTTCGTTTGTCGCCGGGCGCGGAAGTGCGTTTGCGTTATGCCTATCTGGTCAAATGCGTCAGCATCGATAAAAATGCGCAAGGTGACATCGAAGTGATTCACTGCACTTATGATCCCGATACCAAAAGCGGAACGCCCGGCGCGGATAGCCGCAAAGTCAAAGGCAATATCCATTGGCTCTCGGTCAAGCATGCGCAAGTAGCGGAAGTGCGCTTGTACGACCGCTTGTTTACCGATCCCCATCCAGATAGCGGTGACAAGGACTACAAGACCGCGTTGAATCCCGGATCGAAACAAATCATCACCGCGTATGTGGAACAATCGCTGTGCGATGCGCAACCGGAACAAAGCTTCCAGTTCGAGCGTAACGGCTATTTTGTCGCCGACCGGCTCGATATGAAACCCGGTAAGCCGGTGTTCAATCGCGCGGTGACGTTGCGCGATTCGTGGGGGAAGGCTGTGGCTTCAAGTGTGTAAGGAGACAAAACAGAACCGGATAACCGGGCATTAACGAGGGTCGCCATGAAAAAACTGAAAAATGAGGCTGCTTTATTCAAGGAAGCCATGCTTGCGGGCGTGAAGTATGCGGAAGGACGGGGCGTGGTGCAATTTGAAGCGACCGATTCGGCGAGTGAGAAATTGCTCTACATTTATCGCTTGCTGGTACACGATAAAGTTATGCAGCCCTTACCGGAAGATCAAGTCGCCGAGAAAACCATGCGACATAAGCTTACCCTGTGGTATGCCAAACAGCTGCCAAAAGATCATCCGTTGTTGAAGTGATACCTAATAGAGACGTATCAAAGGCGAAGAACATTGTATTGGATGGATAACTTGTTGCAACGATCAGATCGCGAATCAAGAACGAAGAAGCAAAAATTTTCTAATTCACGATCTTTGTTTCTTGATTACTTCGGTGCTTCCTTTTTAGGTTTTTTCGCTTCCTTGTTTTTGCGTTGCTGTCCTTTAGCCATGATCGCTTCCTTGTGTAATGGTTGTTACATCATAAACTGAATGACAGTGCTTGTGTTGCCTCGTGCATGCTATCGTGCGTGTGTGCTTTGTGGCTGCGCTATCAGTCGATATAGAACAATCCCCGTTGCCGGACCATTTTCCAATCGGTGTGGCCGTTCTGGCGGCATGCGCCGTAGCGGAAAGAGGGCGGTAATTCCGGGAATTTGAAGCGCAGATCATAGAACCAAGCGCACTGGTTTTGCTCCGAAATATCGATGCGTTCCAGCGCCGGGAATTGGGCAAATGCCCGGAAGGGCGCAAAAGCGGGGTGCAGCCAGGCTTCGCGGGCGAGCTTTATTTCTGCCGGATCGCCGCCGAATTGCTGCTGGAGCTGCCAGTTATTTTCCGCAACCGGGCGATATAAGCGGCAGCCATCCGGGTGAGCAGCCAAGTGGTTTGATTGTGTTGCGGATGACTGAATGGTAATAAGCTCACATTAGCGAGGTGATAGTTGTCATCGTGCCGGATGATGATTTTCCAGTGGAACGGCGATAGCGGTTGCGGCAAAGCGCTTTCTTCGCGCTGCCGTTGCGCCATGGCTGGCGCCGCAGCCCGTGCCAGGAGGGCGCCACTTAATGCATGCGTGATGGGATCCACGGTTTAACCGGATTTCGCATGCCTTTCATGTACTACCGGTTCGGTCAACGGTGAGGATTCAAGCGATTCCGGGATTTCATGGGGGGATTGTGTTTCTGTGGCGGCGTCGGCTACGGTTTCTTCATGCGATGTCCTGTAGACCAGATGATCCAAGGATTCCGCATACTTCAGTTTGTGCGCTAGAAAGTCGCGTGTATTCTGCGAATTTTCCGAGTCATCCTGCATCCAGTAGACGAAAGTCGCGAGATAGATCGTCGTCAGCGCGGTTTCCTCCAGCGCGCGGCGCACCGAGGTGGCATCGCGTTGTGCGGCTTCGCGCAGCCATTGCACGGTGCGGCTGACGCGCATGATGGCGGGAATTTGGATATGCAGGTGACCAGGCTCCAGCTTGGCGCCGATCATCTGCCGCGTAACCTTACGGTGTGCGGTCAAGGCATCCAGCCAAGCCATCGTGAGCAACTGCAAGCGTTCGCGTGGCGGCAGCGACATGAATTCAACCGTTTCCGCCGCCCGTAGCATCTGGCTGTCGGCCCGGTCGAACCAGGCATCGACCAGATCCTCCTTTTCGCGGAAATGAACCCGGATTTCATCCAGCGTAATATCGAGTTCCGCCGCTACATCAAATAACCGTACTGCTTCCCAGTTAGAACGTTCCGCGATGGCGATTGCCGTATCAACAATTGCTTCACGTAAATCAAGCTTACTTTTCTTCATCTCGATCCTCCACATAGCGTTAACAGGAGTGGCGTGATGCGATGCCGTTTTCACTATAACACACTCAAAAAAGCGATGTGATGCGGTCACAAATATTCAGAGATCGCTGAACGCCGGGTGGGATCAACGGATTGGCGGAAAGTAGGGGGTACCCATAATAATGACAAATATCCTGGTAAAAAAGCAGTATCAACTATGGCTATCTTGTTGTTCTAACACTTATTATAGAAAGGCACTTATTTTTATGGTGGTTCATCCGGTAAACCAGCGTTAATTTTTCCTATATGCTTGTAACTTGATGAATATATAATTTATTTCGCATTATTGCCGTGAAATTTGATACTGAGCATCTTGCAAAAAACTTTTTTATTTTTTAATGATGAGACGAGTGATCGTTAGATTGCGTGCACCTCGGCACAACAATAATACTGGCCGCATCGGCTCACGCTACAGTGCTGACTTTCGATTTAGACCCGGATATACCGAACTATGGTGATATTCCCGGAAGCTACGGCGATAACGTGAGCGCCGCAAGCGACGCGGTTGGAACGTATTTGATGGGTAACGGCTATACGCCTAATGTGACGACCGAATACCGCACATGGCAAATCAGCACGGATACGGTGGCCTACAATAATCTGGATTTTTGGCATGATAGTTACGGCGACTTATCGAAAGTAGCTTTTAGCGTGACCAGTAGCGATCATTTCGCGGAAATCACCCTGGTGCCCGAACCCGGTTGGGCGATTCGCTTGAACAGCTTTGATATGGCCGGTTACCCTGTTACCGATCACCCTAATTCTCAAGTGCGGATTCTGGATGGCACCAGTAATACGATATTGGTTGATTATTCACCCGTAACAATCTTAGGGTCGGGCGGAACACATAGTACTTTCACACCCGGGCTGACGCATAATGGCCCTA
The DNA window shown above is from Nitrosomonas sp. Is35 and carries:
- a CDS encoding glutamine--tRNA ligase/YqeY domain fusion protein; the protein is MKEKPETNSSVEATPANFIRNIIDEDNRSGKWNGRVETRFPPEPNGYLHIGHAKSICLNFGIAHDYGGLCHLRFDDTNPEKEAQEYVDSICDSVSWLGFDWGKHLYYSSDYFDQLYEFAEYLITQDKAYVESLSADEIREYRGTLIHPGKNSPYRDRPAAESLDLFRRMKAGEFADGQYVLRAKIDMASPNINMRDPVIYRIRHVHHQRTGDQWCIYPMYDYTHCISDALERITHSLCTLEFEDHRPLYDWVLDQLADKVPCHPQQIEFARLNLTYTVMSKRKLIELVEKKLVDGWDDPRLSTLAGVRRRGFTPRAIRLFAERIGISKADSWIDMSILEDCLREDLNEHAPRRVAVLKPLKLIIDNYPEDQQEDCFAPNHPQKPEWGKRTIPFSKVLYIERDDFMETPVKGYFRLSPGAEVRLRYAYLVKCVSIDKNAQGDIEVIHCTYDPDTKSGTPGADSRKVKGNIHWLSVKHAQVAEVRLYDRLFTDPHPDSGDKDYKTALNPGSKQIITAYVEQSLCDAQPEQSFQFERNGYFVADRLDMKPGKPVFNRAVTLRDSWGKAVASSV
- a CDS encoding polymer-forming cytoskeletal protein, with amino-acid sequence MFGRKKKNQLHHHIDTLIGANTNISGDIHFTGGLRIDGHITGNVIATDEENSTLVLSTEGRIEGKIKAVNVVINGTVTGPIDASGYLELQEKAKVHGDVQYGSIEIQLGASVDGKMLHHNKPESGNAQQPEKMITLLPPSADQAHIAVEKEAS
- a CDS encoding TetR/AcrR family transcriptional regulator; the encoded protein is MKKSKLDLREAIVDTAIAIAERSNWEAVRLFDVAAELDITLDEIRVHFREKEDLVDAWFDRADSQMLRAAETVEFMSLPPRERLQLLTMAWLDALTAHRKVTRQMIGAKLEPGHLHIQIPAIMRVSRTVQWLREAAQRDATSVRRALEETALTTIYLATFVYWMQDDSENSQNTRDFLAHKLKYAESLDHLVYRTSHEETVADAATETQSPHEIPESLESSPLTEPVVHERHAKSG
- a CDS encoding FxDxF family PEP-CTERM protein, with the protein product MHLGTTIILAASAHATVLTFDLDPDIPNYGDIPGSYGDNVSAASDAVGTYLMGNGYTPNVTTEYRTWQISTDTVAYNNLDFWHDSYGDLSKVAFSVTSSDHFAEITLVPEPGWAIRLNSFDMAGYPVTDHPNSQVRILDGTSNTILVDYSPVTILGSGGTHSTFTPGLTHNGPISIRFGYNDWNVGIDNINFDQVTAVPEPETYAMLLVGLGLIGFMARRRKQSV
- a CDS encoding DUF5062 family protein codes for the protein MKKLKNEAALFKEAMLAGVKYAEGRGVVQFEATDSASEKLLYIYRLLVHDKVMQPLPEDQVAEKTMRHKLTLWYAKQLPKDHPLLK
- the rpsI gene encoding 30S ribosomal protein S9 → MATQYNYGTGRRKSAVARVFIKPGKGAIIINDKPIDVYFSRETGRMIARQPLELTNNANTFDIMVNIHGGGESGQAGAVRHGITRALIDYDSALKSVLSKAGLVTRDAREVERKKVGLRKARRRKQFSKR
- the rplM gene encoding 50S ribosomal protein L13, whose translation is MKTFSAKPHEVNHDWFVIDATGKVLGRLASQIAYRLRGKHKPIYTPHVDTGDYIVVVNADKLRVTGNKAEDKIYYRHSGYPGGIYATNFKKMHARFPTRPLEKAVKGMLPKGPLGYAMLKKLKIYAGDTHPHAAQQPKPLEIRA
- the erpA gene encoding iron-sulfur cluster insertion protein ErpA; the encoded protein is MSTENHTPLLFTENAAFKVKQLIDEEGNNNLKLRVFVSGGGCSGFQYGFTFDETINEDDTIMEKNGVKLLVDPMSFQYLIGAEIDYQENIKGAQFVIKNPGASSTCGCGSSFSV
- the argC gene encoding N-acetyl-gamma-glutamyl-phosphate reductase; the protein is MINVGIVGGTGYTGVELLRLLAQHPKVKIKAITSRSEAGMNVAELFTNLRGHIDLKFSDPVNAKLTKCDVVFFATPNGIAMQQAESLLKADVKVIDLAADFRIKDVAEWEKWYGMQHACPNLVAEAVYGLPEINREQVKNARLIANPGCYPTAVQLGFLPLIEAGVIDIKHLIADVKSGVSGAGRKAEVHTLHAEASDNFKAYGVPGHRHLPEIKQGLSNIAKKPVGLTFVPHLVPMIRGIHATLYAKLTKQVDLQTLYEKRYQNEAFVDVLPAGKHPETRSVRGSNLCRIAVHQPQNSDTVVILSVTDNLVKGAAGQAIQNMNILFGLPETLGINQVPLLP
- a CDS encoding DUF6776 family protein; the encoded protein is MFKLFQKKPQILSQRVVVRPHRSWQFYLAAAAIVCPLLAALSWGMYEAGRHSVDELDDRIEEKPSYLFDPGSCRQTKKQQLCTQIGDLIQQVQISNTANQNLAEEVKSLAAENDHLKEKLEFFHNLVANNTKSGISIYQFSLKETQTPGQYRYALTLIQGGERPNDFKGNLRFKVKLLQKDKSKVIPLINKNSKQDFPISFKFIHRLEEHFQVSPDTIVENIQVQIYKNGDKKPIATETVQPAS
- a CDS encoding anhydro-N-acetylmuramic acid kinase, producing the protein MESAYYYIGIMSGTSLDGVDAVLVDFSAAAPVLRQTFFCPYGGELREQLLALHQPGHDELNRAAILSNQLSSLYAQATAGVLENTGIAARQITAIGCHGQTIRHCPEAGKNYTIQLINAALLAELTQITVVADFRSRDIAAGGQGAPLVPAFHHAIFKHVDYHRIIVNIGGIANITRLDPCQPVSGFDCGPGNLLMDAWCSRHTGNVYDKDGQWAASGRIIPALLERFLSEDFFTRKPPKSTGRDLFNLHWLEQKLCGDEAPHDVQATLLQLTATTIAWSIQEHCPAAEEIYLCGGGAHNTALVDRLTASMPGKIVALTDQLGVAADWVEAFAFAWLAHQTIVRKAGSLAEVTGAKGNRILGAIYPA